The window CTTGAGGTTTATCACCCCGCTCCCATCCTTCATGATGCATTTGCAGTCGTTGACTTTGAAGCAGCCTGTCTTCTTAGCGGAGCTCGAATGACGGGAGAGAGACGAGGGGAAGAACAcactaaaacaaacaagtagAGTGAGGAGGACAGTCTGAGAGCTCATGGTGACGGAGTGCACCAGAACAGAGGATAGTGACAAGTTGTGTGTCGGTAGGTAACTAAAGAGCAGCTGACAGCGTGGTGATGGTGGGAAAGCAATTAGAATAAAGGTGATTGCCATTCCGGACATTCCTAAGGCCCACTGTGCTCAGATCAGTGTTTTTCCAAAAGCAGCGTTATGTTCAAGACGTCCCTTTGTAGCCTGCAGCACAGAATTACATCATCAATTACATCAAGGTATTAaatcactgtgttttcagtAGAAATAGAatcaaaactatctgcatgactaGATCTGAcaaggaggaagagggaaaaaGTGATTTCTCTGGAATAGTTCTCCAAGTTCTCTGAAGCAACAGCAgactgagggggggggggggggggatggttGATGAGAAGCCAATCATAAGTTTTGGTTTGCTTGtatgatttttctgtttttgtctttgtgttttgttgttgcatgTGTTTTAACTGATCTTGTCTGTCATCCTccccctttttcctcttttttccccttagAGAACCACaaatttattgtgtttttatcatttaaatatatgtCAGGACTGCAGTCTTGCATgtacttttattgttgtcaagTAAATCTTTCTATCTAAAAAAGGTAtgaagtgtattttccttgtatgtgttcacgtttggccaataaagctgattctgatagaacacaaagttgtagccgTGACAGTAGAcgatgcttcacacacatcttcaactcGGCAGCAGAGAAGATCTATAcgatcaccacagtttcaagatgttagtgtcaccaattcagtatccgaccaaatgtgaaatatggtcacaatccTTCTGTACCTGAGTTATGgcgttgaataatggccagaaaagaacattatgatgtcacagtgaagttcatcacttcattattttatcctattaggcatgtgtgtgaaactttgtcataattagcatatGAACTCTTGAGTTATGGtaaaaaacgtgttttgtgaggtcacgGTGACCTTCACCTTTGAGCACCACAATCTAATCAGTTGATCCTTGAGTCCGAGTGGATGTTTGTGCAAGATGTGatgaaattccctccaggcgttcctgagatattcCAGTATTACAAGAACGGGATGTACAGATGGACATAGTGCCTCCGGCCACGACTGTCACCGGCGCAGAGGCATTACTCCCTAATGTGGGTCAAGCTCCATAACATGGACACTACATtccccataatgcaacttgaaaGTGTCTTTCATTAGACCCCGCATGCCTCAGATCTGTCCATCCCCTCAGTTTGTTACAGGTTTTCTGATATGAACTTGTTCTCTCTGAACTGACATCAATATGATCCGGATTATTTTCTGACTTGACatagaacattttatttactacACAGCGTTGTGCTCGTCTCTACAAACTTTACACTGAAAGCAGAACACAACATTAAAGGTGTGACGCTCCAGTTTGACAGGTGATCTATGGAGAACAGAGCCTGTATTAGTCAAACTGATCAAAGTAGAAGTTTGGACAGGTTTCCAGATGTTAGCTGTAGCACTTTAAGAGGTATTTTGGcctgtttgtatttgatttcAGCATTtgatagtttttatttatcagcatCAAGCATAAGTCTGGCATTGATTTTGTTTGCAGTCATTGTCTAAAACAGACAGGAGGTGGGATGCTTATATGTGTGCACCAGCACTTGTGTTAGTGTGCTGCCCTCATGTGGTATCACTATTATCAATATCAAGATGACAAACAACACTTATGGAACAGCTGCAGCTACATTAGTCTAGACAAATACTAGCAGGAAGTTTAAGTTAAACACAATATTTAAGAGGCCTTGAACTCTCACCCTACATACAAACTTTACATTCCAAACAGCACAACAACCAAACATGTTCACTCCTTACTTTGTTCAAGTGTTTCATTACCACTGAAATCAAACCCAGTTATCCAGACTGAATagtgaaatgttctttttcacTGGGCAGACCTGGAGATCTTAAAGCCACAAACACTGAGAGACCAGTGGATGTTTCTTTGTGGATGTCACAACAAAGACACCTTCATGATTAACTCATTCTGTAATTTATCATTTTAGCTTTAATGGAAATGAGCGATTGGTGAACCATACTTAACCTGCAGtatggaacttttacatataaatgaacgtctgttacattcaaacCTCTCTGAATTTCAGCCTACCAGAGATTTTAATCTGGTGTTGTTTGAGCTAGCTTCcagttagccctctgctaacttgaatggggataaaatcatttaatctttcagctcttctagactttccaaatgttactgGACCAAATGTATCAAATTCTGATATTGAAACAAGTCTTTTGTTGGGGttttgtgacgctcaaaacaacgtatccaccattttacagctgcaacagtagtgACGGTGTAGGCTGCTGTCTTATACTCTCACTGTCAGAAAGGGGAAAACACAAGTCCCAGATTCCAGCTTTGAGAAACTGGTTCTGGCTTTAACATACAGATGTTGAAGGACAAACTACACAATTCTTTGTCTTTTacacagattttattttgtcaataGAAAAAGCCTCTAAGCTTTGACTGCAAATTTGCGGATCGAGTACAGGAGGTCTTTCCTCTGCTGTTTCTTGGTTCGCAGACTCTCTTCATGTTTGTTGAGTCGGCGACGCAGAGCTCTGGTCTTCTTGGGTCTCAGATCCAGGGGCTTGTACTTCTTACCCTGAAACAAATTAAATCGACTTTCAGTagattgtaaaattaaaaataaaagtttctgcccaaatgaatgataatcaTATAGTTTATACAGTCAAACACTAAGCAAGGCTTTACATATGTTGCCATGGTTATTTCAATAATCAGCTGTAGCTACATTAGTGGTAGGTGGCCAGAGTGGGAGAACATCACCATCATtatcaccatggtaacactgACTGCAACCTCTGCAATACCTTCAAAACATTCCTCTGTCTGAGCTAGTGGACGTTTAGGAGGTGCACACAGTCATCActtatcaaacaaacaatatgctTGCTAAAGCATAAGATATTCAGAGTGAGTACACTAATTTCCCCTTGTGGCCATTTTCTGAATTGTTTATCTTGTGTTGGGGAACATCATGTCTAATCTTACTTTAGAATATTTAAACTCCTTCAAAAACCTGCATGCAAACAACCAAGGGTAGTAACATACAGGTTAACAATGTTAGATGTTATTGACTACAGTGTTGAAATAGAAATGTTAAAGCATTAGTTTAACTGTCAACTCCTGTGAAAAGcctaataaaaaaataatatcttAGAATTATTGCAGCCCATTTAAACAATCATCATGGATTATGAGGAACATTCAGGTCATCTCAAGTCTCAGTCTTTTGGTAAGCAGTTGTGAATGCATCAGCAAATCATCAGCTCACAAATATCATCTTGGACGAGAgcactgaagtgtgtgtgtactgcatgAAGAGCAGTGTGAGGAAACTGGTCTGCTGGTTGCTCTCACCTTGTAGAACTTCCTCAggttctctttctgtgtctggtTGATTACAGTCAGGACTCTGGCGATGGACTTGCGGACAACGCGGCTGTAAAAGGATGAAAAACTGAATTAGCCTCAGCAGATATAGCTGTACACCAATCATGTTATAATTAATAAACCctacaaacaacaacacactggtgttttgttttttctcttagGGGGGTGGTTAACAGTCCTGGATTATGAGGAACATTCAGGTCATCTCAAGTCTCAGTCTTTTGGTAAGCAATTGTGAATGCATCAGCAAATCATCAGCTCACAAATATCATCTTAGACGAGAAGCCTGACCCCCGGCTAGCCAACTGTAGGGATGGGTATGgttaagatttttttctcttttttcattactaaagaattgagtttacttttttttttaagagtcaCTATATAACCTCAATAATCTTTCACTGGAAATAAGTCTAACATGTTAATAAAGTAAACATTCTTGACATCAAAATACtaagtgaagtttagaaagaatgaagaccACAGACTGAGTCTTATTCTGATCACCTTCTCTTCACAAGTCTCTTGATCACTACCCAACAAATGAGCCAGTTGTAAGGATGGGCCATAGTGCTTCATAAAGACACATCAGCACCTGTACCATATGTACCAAATTACACCGACATCTTACAGCTCCACACAGTATCTGCATCATCCTGGTCTACTTCGCTGAGAATGATGGTCTTAAATCATTTCCACATAGTACGTACATCTTGGAGAGCTTGGATGCGGCTCCACCGGTCACCTTGGCCACACGGAGCTGGGACAGTTCATTCTTCAGGTCGTCCAGCTGCTTAAGCAGCTCTTCCTTCTTCTTGCCCCGCAGATCTCTTGCCTTGATCTTGGCCTGGACCATCAGAGAAAATAGAGACATTAGTTAGCGACGGTGTTGTGTCGAAGTATTTTTCCCTTAACTTGAACCCAACCGTATCCCTAACACCAACCGGTCGTCTCCTTAAGTGCTTACCCTGACCCTATGCTATCATTAACCTCTACCAGTTATCTCTGCTACACCGAACAATAACCTACACCAACCGCGGACGTGGTGCTACGGGAAACACATCTTTACCGGTAGGGACACATTATTTGAGGGGGGGGAACAGACTCCGACACTGCATTAATAGTGTCAGACACGCCATTAGCCGAGCTAGCATGGCTCGTTACGGTTAGCAGACCTGATAATGATACGCTTTTAACGGTATTCGGCTTTTTTGCCAGGCATGACTTATTCAAACTATCTAAATTCAGTATTCACACAGATATATTGGTAGTCCATGAATACAGTTAAGACTTTACAGCAGTAGTCACATTCAGCGGCGTCAACCGAGTTGACGTCGCTCGGTACAGTCGCTCTATAAAGTAACGTATTTCTAAATTCCGGTGGCAGCCTACTCATCTACACATGCACCAACAACTACCTAAGGAGTTTATGTTCACATATTTGACCAATTTGACCGACTGTAGACGAgataaacatgataaatatgATATTTTGTGACCCAGCAGCGGATCCTCACCATGTTTCTTCTCGCTGCCCTGTTGGAAAGGCCGGACGTACCGCGTGCTCACAAAAAAGTAGCTTCCGGAGAATTCTTCTTCGTCTGTTGAAATGATCACGTTGACAAATTGAAAACAGCGCCGCCGGCGGGCGCAGCGTCGGAGGAACAACGGAACCAAAACGGGAGGACAAATATGAGAGAGGAAACCACGAAAAAAGCAAACGGAGTCAAGAAATAACCTTTCCTAATACCCGAGAAAATAAAAAATCGGTTCTAATGGTAAAGTCAGAATAAACAGGACACACGTAGGTTATGTTCTCTATATTTTGCAATTAAATCACGTAAACTGACACCAAAACTGAAATGTTGCAATGTTGCATATTAAGTGATGTATTAgggaaaaatatgaataaatcattaaaaattcagttttataCAAGTGTTTAAAATAAAGATCACTGTAAGAAACATCATAATATGGATAGACTGCTCACTGGAAATACGTGTATAAAAATTAGGCAATTGCAACTTGTAGAACGGAATGaagggaaaatgtattttcccaCCAGATGTGCAGGATTTGGAACCAGAAGGCATGATTTTTATCATTcagatttattattaataaatgtgGGAAAATTAAACCTTCGTAGTGGTAGCAGTTAAATACTTAAAAGCGAAATACAGAAAAGCTGTAGTGATTGTACAGTTATGTTTCAGGGTTTGACACAGCAGACTCAATCAGGttaaaaagtgctttttttttttagtttggttcTCATGGAGACAGTATATTACCCAGTGGAGTCTGGCTGACTACATCAGTCTGCTGTGTTATTAGTAACACTAGATGATGACAGTGACAGTATGTATTCAGCAGATACTACCGGTGCAGTGACTGATAGACGGCACCCTGACGtttgtattttactgtatgCATATTCCTGGAGTgaatacaaattgtgaatcttcTGGTTTGTAGAAATGAAGAATATTGTAAAAGACTGACCGGACTGCTTTAGGGAACAACAgtgcagtttaacagcagcaggcATGCAGATTCCCTCGGCTGACGTAAAAACTGACGTAAAGAATTAACTCTTGGTGTTGTGACTGAGATCACACTGAGGGAGGGCAGTGATGGGCAGTGGGACTGAGTAACAAGCTGTGAGAAACAGAAGTTGGTTCAGAtctatgatgatgatgataaatacTGCAACTGGTCACATCAAACCATTTACATCCACTGATTTATAAAGTTCTtaatgcatacagtatgtacatattTCTATGTATAAATAGACATGTGGAATGTACTTTCATTTACATTTGCAAAGGCAGGTAAAGGTAGAGCATGTtctcatttcatcatttacagAGCATTCACTTATTTTATCACATTATAATTATTACCCAAATGGTCAACTATACTCAAAATCATTCATACTGGTGTTAAAGGACATACAACAGTCTGTGTGTTACGATTGTATCAGCTGTGGCAGCCATTTGTGTTCCTCCAGCACCAGCacttcaaactttttttttaccctgaaCTGAGCCTCTCACTCTCAAGCTCTACAGGTGTTTACTGGTGGTTCAGGTTAGGAGCATGGTTAGATTAGACTCTCCCAGTTCATGTGACAGGAGCAGGACCTGAGAGCACGGTCTGATTAGAGGCTCAGCTCATTGTGAAAACAGGCCAATGGCCAAGCAGTTATCTTCAGTTCTAAAGAAAATGAGCTGTTCTGACTAGAGCCCATCCAATTTTTATCAAATTACAGACAGATCAGTGAATATGTCTGCTGACTTGCAACAAGAAACTGATGCAGAAATACCAAACATGTGAGgttatttagaaacagtgttgcAGTTATAAAGTCTGGTCACCAGAAGGAATTTGCAATTTTAtcagtacatacagtatcatgTCCACAATTCTTTCTCAGCCAAACCGAAAATtggtttatatgtttttgtttaaatatgaatatcATCAGATTTCTTTAACTCTAAAATACCAGTACTGGAATTGGCCTCAAGAATCAGGCTCAGGCTCTAGTTCAGACTATCTTGATGATACAGTGGGAtgaaacatgatgaaaatgtaattttaaagagaaatgagagcaattacagtaccagtcaagtctggacacaccttcccattctcttgaatgagagtactggtactgtacatttcaCTGTTTAAGACAGATACACCCCCGACTCAACCCGGT of the Thunnus maccoyii chromosome 9, fThuMac1.1, whole genome shotgun sequence genome contains:
- the rpl35 gene encoding 60S ribosomal protein L35, which encodes MAKIKARDLRGKKKEELLKQLDDLKNELSQLRVAKVTGGAASKLSKIRVVRKSIARVLTVINQTQKENLRKFYKGKKYKPLDLRPKKTRALRRRLNKHEESLRTKKQQRKDLLYSIRKFAVKA